From the Fusobacterium ulcerans ATCC 49185 genome, the window TGATTTTGATTTTATTTATATTAATTTTAAGATATAATATATCCATAAGTTTATTTAAATAAAAGGGGGAGAGTATTTTGTGGTTTTTTATCACTTTTTTCATTGGTTTAATTGGAGCTGGAATTGCTTTAAAATATAAGGTTCCTGCTGGAGCTATGATAGGTTCTCTATTTGCAGTTGCTATTTTCAGTATTGTTACAGGAAAAGCTTATCTTCCTCAAAGCTATAAAGTTATTGCTCAGATATCTACTGGTGCATTTATAGGGGCCCGAATAAAATACAATGATATTATTGAATTAAAAAAAGTTTTTAAACCTGCTGTTATAATGGTAGTTATTATGGCTCTCATCAATTTTATAATGGGATACTTCCTTTATAAATCATCTGATATGGATATGAAAACGGCTCTTTTCTGTACTGCTCCAGGAGGAATAATGGATATGACTCTGATAGCTTATGATTTTGGTGCTGATACATCTAAAGTTGCTGTTATGCAGATGATGCGTCTGATTTCTGTTATGTGTCTTATTCCTGTTCTTATAAAAGGAGTTATCAGATATTACAAGTCTAAATCTCCTGCTGATAATATTGATATAATAAGAACAGTTGAAGAGAAATTTATCAAAAATGAAAAGGAAAAAACTCCTTTTATGATAGATTTGAAAAAGATAGTTATAACAATGGTGATTGGAATTATCTCTGGTTTTATTGGATATTTTGCTGGAATCCCTGCTGGAGCTATGAGTGTATCTATGGCTGGAGTAGCAGCATATAATATAAAAAGCAATAAAGCTTTTATGCCAATAAAATTAAGACAGTTTATTCAAGTATTAGGAGGAGCTTTAATAGGAGCTAAAATGACAATGGGTGACCTTCTTGGTTTAAAAACAATTGCAGTTCCTGTAATCATAGTTATCAGTGGTTTCTGCCTTATGAACCTTATCCTTGGTATAATGGTATACAAGATAAGCGATTTTAATATCCCTACATCTATGTTCTCAGCTGCTCCTGGAGGAATATCAGATATAGCTATTATTGCTGGCGAGTTAGGTGCTGATACTCCTAAAGTTGCTGTTATGCAGTTTATCAGATTAGTATCTGTTATTGCTTTTTATCCTATTCTGATTAAAATTATAATTCAATATTTCTAATATACACTCAAAATAAAAGGAGATCTTTTGATCTCCTTTCTCTTTTAACTTTCTATATATTTTTTATTAAAAAATTTCAACTCTGTTTCTGCTATGACAACTGAAGCAAATATCAGCAGTCCTCCCATAACAGTCTTTATTGTCACTGGATCTCCCAAAAGAATAACAGAAGTTATAGCTCCAAAAAGTATCTCTGTGGATAATATAAGAGAAGCAGTTGAAGATTCTACATATTTTTGAGCTGTTGTCTGAACTAAATATGCTATTAAAGTATTAAATAGTATCAAAAACCCTACTGCTATGACTTGTATACTTGTAAGTTTTGTAGTTACAATAGAAAAATTTTCATAAGTTATATTTAATAAAAGAGTAAGCAGCCCTCCACTGAACATCTGAAAAGCATTTATGACAACTGGATTCATATTTCCTATCTTTGCTCCTATAATAGATATCTGAAGAGCAAAAAAGAAAGCACAAATCAATGTTAATACATCTCCATAATTCATTGATAAATCTCCATCTAAAGATAAAAATCCTATCCCTGCAAAACATATTATTGAAGAAATATAAGTTATCAATTTAGGTCGTTTTTTAGTAAGTATCCACAGCATAAATGGCACACATACCACATATGCTCCAGTTATAAAAGCATTTTTTGAAGAAGTTGTATGCATAAGTCCTACTGTCTGCAATGAAAAAGCAGCTCCTAACACTAATCCAGCCCCTAGTCCAAGTTTCATTTCTTCTTTTGTTATCTTCACTTTTTTTATAAAAAGGAATAAAAATATGAGAAGAGAAGCTATTAAAAATCTAAGACTCATAATAGCATTTGGTGCCATTCCACTGTCTAAAGCTATTTTAGTTATAGGAAATCCTCCACCCCATGTTGCTGCTACACACACCAACGCAATTTTACATACAGTCTTTTTCTGCACAGTTATCACTCCTTACATCTATTCTGCTCTTATATCATACTATATATTTCAAATAAAATCAATTTTAAATAATATTATATCTCTTAAAGAGTGATTTCCATTTCATCTTCTGATATTATTATTCCTGATTTTTCTACTTTTTCTTTCAATTCTTTATTAGTAAATAAAAGGTTAGTATGGTTAAAATGAGTCAGTATAACCTTTTTATTTTTTAAATCCCAATTATTTTCCTCTATAAATTTCATTGTTTCTTCCACAGTAGGATGAGGTATCTCTTTAAAATTTCTTCCTCTTATATTTCCTATTTCTTCTTTTGTGTAAAAAGTAGCATCTACTGCCAGATAATCACATTGTTTAAAAATATCATTTAGTTGATCTTCAAATCCTTCCCAGCTGTCTATATCAGGAACAAAGAAAAAACTTTTCTCACTCTTTACTATAAATCCATGTGTATCAGCAAATTCATTTCTATGAGGAACTTCTACAGGCATTATTTTTATATCATTATCTAAAGCTAATTCTTTTCCACTTTCAAATTCTACTAATTCCATATTTTTAAGCTTTACCAACTGACTCCATGGAGCATTATTTCTTAAAAATTCTGCCATTTTTTTGCTCACATATACTTTCGTTTCTTTTGAATTGAGAGCTTCTTTTCCTAGATACATCAATCCTGTATAATGTCCCATATGTGCATGGGTTAAAAATATCCCATCTAAACTTCCATTTTTATCCGCTATAAAACTTTGATATTGTTTAGAAAAATTAGGGGTTGCCTCTATCATATATCTATTTCCTGTTTCAGTATTTTCTATCCCAACTGCTGCCTGCAATATCTCTTTTCTTTTTCCTGTCCTTATATCAGTACACATTTCACATTTACATCCAACTTGTGGGATTCCTCCATCCTGTGCTGTCCCCAAGAATTTTACTATTACACTCATTATTTCCTCCTGCTTTATATTCTCTGTCTATATATTATCTAATAAACTGTTTTTATACAAGTTATTTTAATAACGAAAACTTTTTTTCGAATACTTTATATTCATTTATGGATTATTTTTTAATCATATTTATATAAAAAATATTTTTCATATAAACTATGAATTGATTAAAAGATTGACTATACAATTATAGTGTGATATCATAAGGAGGTAGAACAATGACAGTTTGTTTCTAATACCCATAGTTCACTCATGTGAACAACCCATATAACCCTGACTTACATAGGTTGGGGTTTCCCTTATTAATAAACAAAATATATTTTAAATAAATATTTTTGTTTAATTTATGACCAAAAATAAGCTTTGTGATTGGGGCTTATTTATATAAACCATACAATTTTAGGATATTCCTAATCCTAAAGAAAGAGATCATAGTTTAATGCTACTGATCTCTTTTTTTATTAAATTATACCTATCAGCCTTCTTAATTCTAAAAGATCTTTTATTTCATAATCAGGTCTTATACTTTCCATACCTGCTTCACCATTTGGATTATACCAGCATGTTCTTATTCCAGCATTTTTTCCACCTTGTATATCAGCAGTAAGAGAATCCCCAACTATCATTATCTTCTCTTTTTGTATATTTCCTATTTTTTGAAATATATACTCAAAATATTCTTTGTAAGGTTTATTATACCCTATTTCTTCTGATACAAACATATAATCAAGATATTTATCCAGTCCTATTTTTTTTATTCTTCTTATTTGAATATCATTTCCTCCATTAGAAGCTACTCCTAATTTTATCTTATTTTCATAAAGCTCATGACATATCTCCATGGCATTATTTAAAAGATAGGCACCTTCCTTTAGTCTATCTCTATATTTAAAATTAAATATTTCTATATCAGTTTCTATTCCATATTCTGAAAATAACTGCTCATATCTTTTATATGCCAGCTGCTTTTTATCAATAAGACCCTTTTCCAGCTGCTTCCAATAAAAAATATTTACCTCATGATATCTATTTAAAATCTCATCATTGCAAATAAAATTATATTCTTTTAATGTTTCAGCCAGTGCATTCCTTTCAGCTAA encodes:
- a CDS encoding AbrB family transcriptional regulator, with the protein product MWFFITFFIGLIGAGIALKYKVPAGAMIGSLFAVAIFSIVTGKAYLPQSYKVIAQISTGAFIGARIKYNDIIELKKVFKPAVIMVVIMALINFIMGYFLYKSSDMDMKTALFCTAPGGIMDMTLIAYDFGADTSKVAVMQMMRLISVMCLIPVLIKGVIRYYKSKSPADNIDIIRTVEEKFIKNEKEKTPFMIDLKKIVITMVIGIISGFIGYFAGIPAGAMSVSMAGVAAYNIKSNKAFMPIKLRQFIQVLGGALIGAKMTMGDLLGLKTIAVPVIIVISGFCLMNLILGIMVYKISDFNIPTSMFSAAPGGISDIAIIAGELGADTPKVAVMQFIRLVSVIAFYPILIKIIIQYF
- a CDS encoding DMT family transporter yields the protein MQKKTVCKIALVCVAATWGGGFPITKIALDSGMAPNAIMSLRFLIASLLIFLFLFIKKVKITKEEMKLGLGAGLVLGAAFSLQTVGLMHTTSSKNAFITGAYVVCVPFMLWILTKKRPKLITYISSIICFAGIGFLSLDGDLSMNYGDVLTLICAFFFALQISIIGAKIGNMNPVVINAFQMFSGGLLTLLLNITYENFSIVTTKLTSIQVIAVGFLILFNTLIAYLVQTTAQKYVESSTASLILSTEILFGAITSVILLGDPVTIKTVMGGLLIFASVVIAETELKFFNKKYIES
- a CDS encoding YjjG family noncanonical pyrimidine nucleotidase produces the protein MKFDLILFDIDGTLLDFDLAERNALAETLKEYNFICNDEILNRYHEVNIFYWKQLEKGLIDKKQLAYKRYEQLFSEYGIETDIEIFNFKYRDRLKEGAYLLNNAMEICHELYENKIKLGVASNGGNDIQIRRIKKIGLDKYLDYMFVSEEIGYNKPYKEYFEYIFQKIGNIQKEKIMIVGDSLTADIQGGKNAGIRTCWYNPNGEAGMESIRPDYEIKDLLELRRLIGII
- a CDS encoding MBL fold metallo-hydrolase; this translates as MSVIVKFLGTAQDGGIPQVGCKCEMCTDIRTGKRKEILQAAVGIENTETGNRYMIEATPNFSKQYQSFIADKNGSLDGIFLTHAHMGHYTGLMYLGKEALNSKETKVYVSKKMAEFLRNNAPWSQLVKLKNMELVEFESGKELALDNDIKIMPVEVPHRNEFADTHGFIVKSEKSFFFVPDIDSWEGFEDQLNDIFKQCDYLAVDATFYTKEEIGNIRGRNFKEIPHPTVEETMKFIEENNWDLKNKKVILTHFNHTNLLFTNKELKEKVEKSGIIISEDEMEITL